The Alkalihalobacillus sp. TS-13 genome contains a region encoding:
- a CDS encoding DeoR/GlpR family DNA-binding transcription regulator — MNTMSPSQRREKIISHVNETGKVDIEQLSEMFKVSQMTIRRDLVQLEQDGKLIRTHGGAVSPRSLTLETPYLNKETKNVIEKRNISKKAVEFIPNEASILLDSGTTTLELARQLVNRKDLTIITNDIKIASELVDSSLKVIVTGGDLQNNVGALFGAQTQEFLRGIHVDMFFLGAHAIDIQAGVTAPTLEKALVKKLMMEAAEETWLLADSSKINHKAFSKVSSLADLNGFITDNRGNKEDYALIEQQVKTYQIESEGH; from the coding sequence ATGAACACAATGTCCCCATCACAGCGAAGGGAAAAAATCATTTCCCATGTGAACGAAACTGGAAAAGTTGATATTGAACAGTTAAGTGAAATGTTCAAAGTTTCTCAAATGACTATTCGAAGGGATCTTGTTCAATTAGAACAGGATGGGAAATTGATCAGAACCCATGGTGGAGCTGTTTCCCCTCGCTCCCTTACCCTTGAAACACCATATTTAAATAAGGAAACAAAAAATGTAATTGAAAAGAGAAACATTTCAAAGAAGGCTGTGGAATTCATCCCTAATGAAGCAAGTATTTTGCTTGATTCAGGGACAACCACCCTAGAATTGGCACGACAATTAGTAAACCGAAAGGACCTCACGATCATCACGAATGATATAAAAATTGCGAGCGAGCTTGTTGACTCATCATTAAAAGTGATCGTGACCGGAGGAGACCTGCAAAACAATGTAGGAGCATTATTCGGAGCTCAAACCCAAGAATTCTTAAGAGGGATCCACGTCGATATGTTTTTCCTTGGTGCCCATGCGATAGACATTCAGGCAGGGGTTACAGCACCCACCTTAGAAAAAGCACTGGTCAAAAAGCTGATGATGGAAGCTGCTGAAGAAACTTGGCTGCTGGCGGATTCGAGCAAAATAAACCATAAAGCCTTCAGTAAAGTAAGTTCTTTAGCTGATCTGAATGGCTTCATCACAGATAACCGAGGTAATAAAGAAGATTACGCACTCATTGAGCAGCAAGTAAAGACCTATCAGATAGAAAGTGAGGGGCATTGA
- a CDS encoding ABC transporter substrate-binding protein: MKKLKWTSLFSLLLALSLILAACSSNGEDGSSGDEGENKSDGEKVTIVYASGQDATKGTEKVIEAFEKEHPNIKVEFREMPSDTGAQHNAYVTALNGKSSEIDVLDLDVIWPAEFAQAGYVMPLDRFIKKDKIDMDTYNEGAVSAANFEGRQWAMPKYIDAGMLFYRKDMVEEPPKTWDELMTKAGELQGQDGTKFGYLMQGKQYEGLVCNAVEFIASYGGAIVNENGEVVIDSEESIKGLTKMVEIANSEIVPENITNFTEPESHTSFIEGESPFIRNWPYQYALANDEEQSKIVDKVGVAPLPEGDAGTAAALGGWMTAISAYSEHPEEAWEFMKFMTGPEGQKIQAIHGGKAPTISSLYEDEEVLEANPFFKEEGFVNALESAVSRPVVANYPEISEIIQIEVSKAIAGQSTPEEAAKAMQSKIESAMK, translated from the coding sequence ATGAAAAAATTAAAATGGACAAGCCTTTTTTCACTTTTACTTGCTCTAAGCCTAATCCTTGCTGCCTGCAGCTCAAATGGCGAGGATGGCAGCAGCGGTGACGAAGGTGAAAACAAATCAGATGGTGAAAAAGTGACGATCGTTTATGCAAGTGGTCAGGATGCAACAAAAGGTACTGAAAAAGTCATAGAAGCATTTGAAAAAGAACATCCGAATATCAAGGTTGAATTTCGGGAAATGCCTTCGGATACTGGTGCTCAACACAATGCCTATGTTACAGCACTCAACGGGAAATCCAGTGAAATTGATGTTTTGGACTTAGATGTCATATGGCCGGCTGAATTTGCACAAGCTGGGTATGTCATGCCGTTAGATCGTTTTATCAAAAAAGACAAAATTGATATGGACACTTACAACGAAGGTGCGGTGAGTGCTGCGAACTTTGAAGGAAGACAATGGGCGATGCCTAAATACATTGACGCTGGTATGCTTTTCTATCGTAAGGATATGGTTGAAGAACCACCTAAAACCTGGGATGAATTGATGACCAAAGCTGGCGAGCTACAAGGTCAAGATGGTACGAAATTCGGTTACCTTATGCAAGGAAAGCAATACGAAGGGTTAGTATGTAATGCTGTTGAGTTCATTGCTAGCTATGGGGGAGCAATTGTCAATGAAAACGGTGAAGTAGTTATAGACAGTGAGGAATCAATCAAAGGACTTACGAAGATGGTTGAAATAGCGAACTCAGAGATCGTTCCTGAAAACATTACTAACTTCACGGAGCCTGAGTCCCACACCTCATTCATTGAAGGTGAATCTCCTTTCATCCGTAACTGGCCTTACCAATATGCGTTGGCGAATGACGAAGAACAATCTAAAATTGTTGATAAAGTCGGAGTCGCACCACTTCCGGAAGGTGATGCTGGAACAGCTGCAGCCTTAGGTGGATGGATGACGGCAATTAGTGCTTATTCGGAGCATCCAGAAGAAGCATGGGAGTTCATGAAATTCATGACTGGACCTGAAGGACAGAAAATTCAAGCGATCCATGGAGGTAAAGCCCCAACGATTTCTTCTTTATATGAGGATGAAGAAGTCCTGGAAGCAAATCCATTCTTTAAAGAAGAAGGATTCGTAAACGCTCTTGAATCTGCTGTATCTCGTCCAGTCGTCGCAAATTATCCTGAGATTTCAGAAATCATTCAGATTGAAGTCTCTAAAGCCATCGCAGGACAAAGTACACCAGAAGAAGCTGCTAAAGCAATGCAATCAAAAATTGAGAGTGCCATGAAATAA
- a CDS encoding LacI family DNA-binding transcriptional regulator → MATISDVAKRAGLSRTTVSRVINQHPYVREEKKRLVEKAMRELQYVPNSSAQKLRKQKTETIAVYVPRLTNPFFSQLVETIEEVAAEKGFQLLFCQTRYNKQQELNYLQLLRGKQIDGLILTSMENPWSEIENYLSYGPIVLCNEYDYDAKVPMAHLDQVMGGYIGTKHLLDRGHKAIVYCSSEPGGSRVSKGRQEGYIKAMQQAGISIDPEWMYTDQFTIEGGKRLFYRLHNLKNRPTAVFTGSDEVASGLIFEARKNGYRIPENLAVIGFDDQPIAELMGLTTVKQPVHQLGRTAMELMVEQIQSSEKFSSNRVELPFELIIREST, encoded by the coding sequence ATGGCCACGATATCGGATGTAGCGAAGCGTGCCGGATTATCGCGTACAACTGTCTCCAGAGTGATCAATCAACATCCTTATGTCAGGGAGGAAAAGAAGAGACTCGTAGAAAAGGCGATGAGGGAGTTACAGTATGTACCGAATTCCAGTGCCCAGAAATTGAGGAAGCAAAAAACCGAGACGATTGCAGTGTATGTGCCACGCCTGACGAATCCGTTTTTCAGCCAGCTCGTTGAAACAATAGAAGAGGTCGCTGCAGAAAAAGGATTTCAACTCTTATTCTGTCAAACCAGATATAACAAGCAACAAGAATTAAATTATCTGCAATTGCTCCGAGGAAAGCAGATTGATGGGTTGATCCTCACGTCAATGGAAAATCCCTGGTCTGAAATTGAAAATTATCTATCCTACGGACCGATCGTCCTCTGTAATGAATATGATTATGATGCTAAAGTTCCCATGGCACATCTAGACCAGGTGATGGGAGGCTATATCGGTACAAAGCATTTACTTGATCGTGGGCATAAAGCAATTGTTTACTGCAGTTCAGAGCCAGGTGGCAGCCGGGTATCAAAAGGCAGACAAGAAGGCTACATAAAAGCTATGCAGCAGGCTGGCATTTCAATTGATCCGGAATGGATGTACACCGATCAATTTACGATTGAAGGCGGTAAACGATTATTCTATCGGCTCCACAATCTAAAAAATAGACCGACAGCTGTTTTTACAGGAAGTGATGAAGTTGCTTCGGGATTGATATTCGAAGCCAGGAAAAACGGTTACCGGATCCCAGAAAATCTCGCAGTCATCGGATTCGATGACCAACCAATTGCTGAATTGATGGGACTCACAACAGTCAAACAGCCTGTTCATCAGTTAGGAAGAACAGCAATGGAATTGATGGTCGAACAGATCCAATCATCGGAAAAATTCAGTTCCAATCGTGTTGAATTACCATTTGAACTTATTATTCGAGAGTCGACGTAA